One genomic window of Ilyobacter polytropus DSM 2926 includes the following:
- a CDS encoding glycerophosphodiester phosphodiesterase, with the protein MKIFGHRGASGYAPQNTISSVRLALDQGSDGVEIDVQLTKDNEVVVCHDWIIDNVSDGKGKVSDFALVEIKKNDFGSYFLEDFKGEKIPTLSEVLEFFPKDIILNIELKIKGKSRDLVAEKVADLLLFHERIENTIVSSFNHSSLKKIKKLIPEIKIAFLYKRCISTINKDISDFGMDIYSIHINAKCANKEIIKEIHNHNKKVYVWNSNDIETTKKLYDMEADGIMTDFPIDMKNALWKYITNKSKN; encoded by the coding sequence TTGAAGATATTTGGACACAGAGGAGCATCAGGTTATGCACCACAAAATACTATATCGTCAGTAAGACTGGCTTTAGATCAGGGAAGTGACGGGGTAGAAATTGATGTACAGCTTACTAAAGACAATGAGGTTGTGGTTTGTCATGATTGGATTATAGATAATGTCTCTGATGGAAAGGGTAAAGTTAGTGATTTTGCATTGGTTGAGATCAAAAAAAATGACTTTGGATCTTATTTTTTAGAGGATTTTAAAGGGGAAAAAATTCCGACTTTAAGTGAAGTTTTAGAATTTTTTCCAAAAGATATTATTCTAAATATAGAGCTCAAAATCAAAGGAAAAAGCAGGGATCTTGTTGCTGAAAAAGTGGCAGATTTATTGCTGTTTCATGAAAGAATTGAAAACACCATTGTATCTTCATTTAATCATTCTTCACTGAAAAAAATTAAAAAATTAATTCCGGAAATTAAAATAGCATTTCTATACAAAAGATGTATTTCTACTATTAATAAAGATATATCCGACTTTGGAATGGATATATACAGTATTCACATTAATGCAAAGTGTGCAAACAAGGAAATTATAAAAGAGATCCATAATCATAATAAGAAGGTATATGTATGGAATTCTAATGATATTGAGACTACGAAAAAATTATACGACATGGAAGCTGATGGTATTATGACTGATTTTCCAATTGATATGAAAAATGCCCTTTGGAAATATATAACAAATAAATCTAAAAATTAA
- a CDS encoding cold-shock protein, translated as MVKGTVKWFNGEKGFGFITSEEGTDVFAHFSEIQKDGFKTLEEGEQVTFEITQGQKGPQASNIKTV; from the coding sequence ATGGTAAAGGGAACTGTAAAATGGTTTAATGGAGAAAAAGGATTCGGATTCATCACTTCTGAAGAGGGAACAGATGTATTCGCACATTTCTCTGAAATTCAAAAAGACGGATTCAAAACTTTAGAAGAGGGAGAGCAAGTAACTTTTGAAATCACTCAAGGGCAAAAAGGTCCTCAAGCTTCTAACATCAAAACTGTTTAA
- a CDS encoding VOC family protein, whose protein sequence is MKIKKLHHICIQTDCYEKSKKFYIEVLGFELVKETTGFHQRDYNTWMKLDDFMIELQTPKSGTKFSKWSSMNSGPVHLSFLVENVQKAYNKIKAQGHTDFKVKNGKEIYKVENGYLFKVKAPEGTEIEVRDDADIN, encoded by the coding sequence ATGAAAATAAAGAAACTACATCATATATGTATTCAGACTGATTGCTATGAAAAATCTAAAAAATTTTATATTGAAGTTTTGGGATTTGAGCTTGTAAAAGAAACTACTGGTTTTCATCAGAGAGATTATAATACTTGGATGAAATTGGATGATTTTATGATAGAGCTTCAGACACCGAAATCAGGAACAAAATTTTCTAAATGGAGTTCTATGAATTCAGGTCCAGTACATCTATCCTTTTTAGTAGAAAATGTTCAAAAAGCTTATAATAAAATAAAAGCCCAGGGACATACAGATTTTAAGGTAAAAAATGGAAAAGAAATTTATAAGGTGGAAAATGGCTATCTTTTTAAAGTAAAAGCTCCTGAAGGAACTGAAATAGAAGTAAGGGACGATGCAGACATAAATTAA
- a CDS encoding aminoacyl-histidine dipeptidase — MSNLNNIEPKKVFQYFEEISSIPRGSKKEEKISNYLVNFAKDKGLEVIQDKALNVIIKKQASQGYETLPGIILQGHMDMVWEKNQETDFDFESQGIKLIAENDWISADKTTLGADNGIALAFCLALLDSEDIPHPYLEILITSDEETGMTGAKFLDGSLLNGKYLINIDTEEEGAFYVSCAGGLRFKVSIPFQTISIEKNNFFKIKIYGLTGGHSGADIIFQRANAIKTLGKVLKKLSFENTIYLVDLTGGSKENAIPREAEAVLYIENPDYVSLENTIKTINTQLRKAFYTTDPDIQVSIEKITANYYKTVLDKPSTKRLINTILLHPNGIDSLSSNIDNFVESSLNLGRIRLENKNMILESLIRSSQEHKLDYIAEELMALAEVSEGSFEAGARYPSWNYLETSKLREYMVSSFIDLFGKTPQIKAIHAGLECGILKYKLPDVDIISFGPDILNAHTPQEKLSISSTKKSWELLLKVLKDFKSII, encoded by the coding sequence TTGTCTAATTTAAATAATATTGAACCAAAGAAAGTTTTTCAATATTTTGAGGAAATCAGCTCTATTCCAAGAGGTTCTAAAAAAGAGGAAAAAATAAGTAATTATCTGGTAAACTTTGCTAAGGATAAAGGCCTAGAAGTAATACAAGATAAAGCACTTAATGTCATAATAAAAAAACAAGCTAGTCAAGGCTATGAAACCTTACCTGGTATTATTCTACAGGGGCATATGGACATGGTATGGGAAAAAAATCAGGAAACTGACTTTGATTTTGAATCTCAGGGAATAAAATTAATAGCTGAAAATGACTGGATATCTGCTGATAAAACAACTCTAGGTGCTGATAATGGAATAGCTCTGGCGTTTTGCCTTGCACTTTTAGATTCAGAAGATATTCCCCATCCTTATTTAGAGATCCTTATCACATCTGATGAAGAAACAGGTATGACAGGGGCCAAATTCTTAGACGGAAGTTTACTAAATGGTAAATATCTTATAAATATAGATACAGAGGAAGAAGGAGCTTTTTATGTGAGCTGTGCAGGAGGATTAAGGTTCAAAGTGTCTATACCATTTCAGACAATATCAATTGAGAAAAATAATTTTTTTAAGATAAAAATATACGGTCTAACAGGAGGACATTCTGGTGCCGACATTATTTTTCAAAGGGCAAACGCCATTAAAACTTTGGGAAAAGTCTTAAAAAAATTATCTTTTGAAAATACAATATATCTAGTTGATCTCACAGGTGGTTCAAAAGAAAATGCTATTCCAAGAGAGGCTGAAGCTGTTCTTTATATAGAAAACCCTGACTATGTATCATTGGAAAATACAATAAAAACTATTAATACTCAGTTACGAAAAGCATTCTACACAACTGACCCAGATATACAGGTAAGTATAGAAAAAATAACTGCCAATTACTACAAGACTGTGCTAGACAAACCTTCCACCAAACGACTCATAAACACTATCCTTCTTCATCCAAATGGTATAGATTCTCTAAGTTCAAATATTGATAATTTTGTAGAATCCTCTTTGAATTTAGGCAGAATAAGACTAGAGAATAAAAATATGATTTTAGAATCACTCATTAGAAGTTCTCAGGAACATAAACTAGATTATATTGCAGAAGAGCTCATGGCACTAGCAGAAGTTTCAGAAGGCTCATTTGAGGCAGGTGCTAGATACCCATCATGGAATTATCTTGAAACTTCTAAGCTCAGAGAATATATGGTGTCTTCCTTCATCGATTTATTCGGCAAAACTCCACAAATAAAAGCTATACACGCTGGACTTGAATGTGGTATTTTAAAATACAAACTGCCCGATGTAGATATTATTTCTTTTGGACCTGATATACTAAATGCTCACACTCCTCAGGAAAAGCTCTCCATCTCTTCTACAAAAAAATCTTGGGAGTTGCTCTTGAAGGTTTTAAAGGATTTTAAAAGCATTATTTAA
- a CDS encoding DUF2628 domain-containing protein, with product MNYEDKALLSYLGKEKGFEWYKKSFAKHDAKKGKFAWSWSFWAFIGGGWYFIYRRMFVEGVCLLALGVFLATTYPAMMLSLKISMGGIAPYMLYVRYKNTKNDVESKYKKEKGRLEALRERGGYFQPAIYLAVGVYLLAILFLIYAYVTAA from the coding sequence ATGAATTACGAAGACAAGGCTCTGTTGAGCTATTTAGGAAAAGAAAAAGGATTTGAATGGTATAAAAAATCTTTTGCCAAACATGATGCAAAAAAGGGGAAATTTGCGTGGAGCTGGTCATTTTGGGCATTTATAGGGGGAGGATGGTACTTTATTTATAGAAGGATGTTTGTAGAAGGAGTCTGTCTGCTTGCTTTAGGTGTATTTCTAGCAACGACATATCCGGCTATGATGTTATCTCTAAAAATATCAATGGGTGGAATAGCACCTTATATGTTATATGTAAGGTATAAAAATACTAAAAATGATGTTGAAAGCAAATATAAAAAAGAGAAAGGAAGATTAGAAGCTCTTAGAGAAAGAGGCGGCTACTTTCAACCGGCAATATATTTGGCTGTGGGAGTTTATCTTCTAGCAATATTATTTCTAATTTATGCATATGTTACAGCAGCATAA
- a CDS encoding Cof-type HAD-IIB family hydrolase, with translation MIKLIATDMDGSLLNDDHKIDDEFWEVFKEIRKKNIIFSAASGRQYYNLLEKFDSIKDDMLFIAENGTYVVKNGIEFFSVTIDKKDAIELIEIGRGIEGAHIVICGKKSAYIENSDEKLVSEVSRYYSRFEVVEDVTKIEDDILKITLCDFKGSEENSHKHFINYEDKFNIAVSGKLWLDIIHNKANKGAAIKKIQEFFQITPCETMVFGDYLNDLEMVKNAKYSFAMENAHPLLKKEANFIAETNNQNGVVKKIKEILL, from the coding sequence ATGATTAAACTAATCGCAACAGATATGGACGGAAGTCTACTCAATGATGACCATAAAATTGATGATGAATTTTGGGAAGTTTTTAAAGAGATCAGAAAGAAAAATATTATATTTTCTGCAGCCAGTGGAAGACAGTATTATAATCTCTTAGAAAAATTTGATTCTATAAAGGATGATATGCTTTTTATAGCAGAAAATGGCACATATGTAGTGAAAAATGGGATAGAGTTTTTTTCTGTAACCATCGATAAAAAAGATGCCATAGAACTCATAGAGATAGGGCGGGGTATAGAGGGTGCCCATATAGTTATTTGCGGAAAGAAATCTGCTTATATTGAAAACAGTGATGAGAAACTTGTATCAGAAGTGTCTAGATATTATTCCCGTTTTGAAGTAGTGGAAGATGTCACTAAGATTGAGGATGATATTTTAAAAATCACTCTATGCGACTTTAAAGGTTCTGAAGAAAACAGCCACAAACACTTTATAAACTATGAAGATAAGTTTAATATAGCTGTCTCTGGGAAATTATGGCTCGATATTATACATAATAAAGCAAATAAAGGAGCTGCCATTAAAAAAATACAGGAATTTTTTCAAATAACTCCGTGTGAGACCATGGTTTTTGGAGATTACCTAAATGATCTGGAAATGGTAAAAAATGCAAAATACAGCTTTGCAATGGAAAATGCACATCCTCTTCTAAAAAAAGAAGCAAACTTTATAGCAGAAACCAACAATCAAAATGGTGTTGTTAAAAAAATAAAAGAAATTTTGCTATAA
- a CDS encoding single-stranded DNA-binding protein produces MNLVVLTGRLTRDPELKYGQSGKAYCRFSLAVDRPFQKGEADFINCVAFGKTAELIGEYLRKGRKTGVQGRLQMNRYEVEGEKRTTYDVIVDNIEFLEGRNSESSHDNSNSQGGYSNSYSKPSKPKAPTPSKPETESFEDDDEFPF; encoded by the coding sequence TTGAATTTAGTAGTATTAACGGGAAGGCTCACAAGAGATCCTGAATTAAAGTATGGACAAAGCGGAAAAGCATACTGTAGATTTTCACTAGCTGTGGACAGACCATTCCAAAAAGGTGAAGCTGATTTCATCAATTGTGTAGCTTTTGGAAAAACTGCAGAATTAATAGGAGAATACCTAAGAAAAGGTAGAAAAACTGGTGTACAGGGAAGACTTCAGATGAATAGATATGAAGTGGAAGGTGAAAAAAGAACTACTTATGATGTTATTGTAGATAATATCGAGTTTTTAGAGGGAAGAAACAGCGAATCATCTCATGACAACAGCAATTCTCAAGGTGGATATTCTAATTCTTACTCAAAACCTTCAAAACCAAAGGCTCCTACACCTTCTAAGCCAGAAACAGAATCATTTGAAGATGATGACGAATTTCCTTTCTAA
- a CDS encoding MipA/OmpV family protein: protein MKNKFALIFLVCLLFSATAKGENENKITLSVGAGAITQNSIYQSEDKYETFSVPAVNLRYDNFYINYDEIGYDLYNQDGMKLGLIGKIHLGYDSDDLKDEYEAMEDRDFDFHLGLKTTYNYENFKFVTFATGDISGKSDGKTLGFEGSSRYMLINRRLYFIPAAGITYVDGNYVDYFYGVKGSEAVSGGINGGSEYRGAGDLIYGLKGTFSFIYSRDLSFQWINGVKLYGGNINNSPIVRKDYSVYTGLVVTYRFL, encoded by the coding sequence ATGAAAAATAAGTTTGCTTTAATTTTTTTAGTTTGTTTGCTTTTTTCTGCAACTGCCAAGGGAGAAAATGAAAATAAAATTACACTTTCTGTCGGAGCAGGTGCTATTACACAAAATAGTATCTACCAGTCAGAGGATAAGTATGAGACTTTTTCAGTGCCAGCTGTAAATTTGAGATATGATAATTTTTATATCAATTACGATGAAATCGGATATGACCTATATAACCAAGACGGTATGAAATTAGGTCTTATTGGGAAAATCCACTTAGGTTACGATTCTGATGATCTGAAAGATGAATATGAGGCTATGGAGGACAGAGATTTTGATTTTCACCTTGGACTGAAAACTACGTATAATTATGAAAATTTTAAATTTGTTACCTTTGCAACTGGTGACATAAGCGGAAAAAGTGACGGTAAAACCCTTGGGTTTGAAGGGAGTTCAAGATATATGCTGATTAACAGGAGACTTTATTTTATACCTGCAGCAGGAATTACCTATGTTGATGGAAATTATGTAGATTATTTCTACGGAGTAAAGGGAAGCGAAGCAGTCTCTGGAGGAATAAACGGCGGATCAGAGTATAGAGGTGCCGGAGATTTGATATATGGATTAAAAGGAACCTTTAGTTTTATCTATAGCAGAGATCTTTCTTTTCAATGGATAAACGGTGTGAAACTATACGGTGGGAATATAAACAATTCTCCCATAGTTAGAAAGGACTATTCTGTTTATACAGGTTTGGTTGTGACGTACAGATTTCTATAG
- the polA gene encoding DNA polymerase I, whose translation MKRAVLLDVSAIMYRAFFAHMNFKTKNEPTGAVFGFTNTLLSIIDEFSPDYIGAAFDVKRSTLKRSEKYKDYKSARKPIPEDLVTQIPRIEDLLDCFGIEKFKIDGHEADDVIGALAKKLSADNIEVYIITGDKDLSQLVDDNINIALLGKGEGKERFKILRTEEDVVEQLGVKPNDIPDLFGLIGDASDGIPGVRKIGSKKALVMLQKYKNLEGVYNHIDELSDLPGIGKGLVKNIEEDKDLAFLSRDLATIDLEIPVDYDPHKLQHGIEKNRLYNLFKNLEFKALIKKLNLKEQEPEKEALEEHKKNSSKENKQMSLFGGKVSEEIVVERENKIITTEDMFEDMLKKAKSEKIAAILYGDCGISVTLKSGNYYMPLSHDYIGSENNSIELLKKFLSADIEFISYKFKDILNEGYEIKNIHFDVMIAYFLLTAQTKESIEVVLHNETGDDFPLYKDIFGKEDPSKLPVEEYGEFMMKRSESLYDIYKDLKNRIELEDMHDLFYNVEMKLILILSKMEQEGIAIDPEYFREFSLELSDKLQELKKNIFKISEEEFNLNSPKQLAEILFMKLNIEPVSKTKTGFSTNVDVLETLRDRGEKIAEYILDYRKLTKLQSTYVDALPKLADERNRLHTTFNQTGAATGRLSSSNPNLQNIPVKSDEGIKIRRGFISDKGNTLLAIDYSQIELRVLAELSKDETLIKAYSDGLDLHDLTAKKIFDIDTDVTRSQRTMAKIVNFSIIYGKTPFGLSKELGISQKDAKEYIKRYFEQYPRVKELEEKIIKNAEETGYVKTYFGRKRSVDGISSKNGNIKKQADRMAVNTVIQGTAADILKKVMIEIDKKIKDKNDIKMNLQVHDELIFEVKDESVEKYADLIKNIMENSIKFKNVKLEANVAQGKNWAEAK comes from the coding sequence ATGAAAAGAGCTGTGCTTTTGGATGTAAGTGCAATTATGTATAGAGCATTTTTTGCTCATATGAATTTTAAGACAAAAAATGAACCTACAGGAGCAGTATTTGGTTTTACAAATACGCTGTTGTCAATTATTGATGAGTTTTCCCCTGATTATATAGGGGCTGCCTTTGACGTCAAAAGATCAACTCTGAAAAGAAGTGAAAAGTATAAAGATTATAAATCTGCCAGAAAACCAATACCTGAAGACCTAGTAACTCAAATTCCAAGGATAGAGGACCTTTTGGATTGTTTTGGTATAGAAAAATTTAAAATAGACGGTCACGAGGCAGATGATGTTATAGGGGCCTTGGCCAAGAAACTCTCTGCAGACAATATTGAAGTCTATATAATAACAGGAGATAAAGACCTTTCTCAGCTTGTTGATGACAACATAAACATAGCTCTTTTGGGAAAAGGTGAGGGAAAAGAAAGGTTCAAAATACTCAGAACCGAAGAAGATGTGGTAGAACAGTTAGGAGTAAAACCTAATGATATACCTGATTTATTTGGACTTATAGGGGATGCCAGTGACGGTATTCCAGGAGTTCGTAAGATAGGGTCTAAAAAAGCTTTGGTAATGCTACAAAAGTATAAGAATCTAGAAGGAGTCTATAATCACATTGATGAACTATCTGATCTTCCGGGAATAGGAAAGGGCCTCGTAAAGAATATAGAGGAAGATAAAGACCTTGCATTTCTGAGCAGAGATTTGGCAACAATAGATTTAGAGATACCTGTAGATTATGATCCTCATAAACTTCAGCACGGTATAGAAAAGAATAGGCTTTATAACCTCTTTAAAAATCTAGAGTTCAAGGCTCTTATAAAAAAGTTAAACCTGAAAGAACAAGAGCCGGAAAAAGAAGCTTTAGAAGAGCATAAAAAGAATTCTTCAAAGGAAAATAAACAAATGAGTCTTTTCGGAGGGAAAGTTTCAGAAGAGATCGTTGTTGAAAGAGAAAATAAAATAATTACAACTGAAGATATGTTTGAAGATATGCTTAAAAAAGCAAAGTCTGAAAAAATTGCAGCTATTTTATATGGAGATTGTGGAATATCTGTAACCTTAAAAAGTGGGAATTATTATATGCCTCTTAGTCATGACTATATAGGGTCTGAGAATAACAGCATAGAACTTTTGAAAAAATTCTTATCTGCTGATATAGAATTTATCTCATATAAGTTTAAGGATATTTTAAATGAAGGATATGAGATAAAAAACATTCATTTTGATGTCATGATAGCGTATTTTCTTCTAACTGCCCAGACTAAAGAGAGTATAGAGGTTGTTCTTCATAATGAAACTGGGGATGATTTTCCTCTGTATAAAGATATTTTCGGGAAAGAAGACCCATCAAAACTTCCAGTAGAAGAATACGGAGAATTTATGATGAAAAGAAGTGAATCTCTATATGATATATATAAAGATCTGAAAAATAGAATCGAACTAGAGGATATGCATGATCTTTTTTATAATGTAGAGATGAAACTAATTTTAATTCTTTCTAAGATGGAACAAGAGGGGATAGCCATAGACCCTGAATATTTTCGAGAATTTAGTTTAGAACTTTCCGATAAACTTCAAGAGTTGAAAAAAAATATATTCAAGATATCTGAAGAGGAATTTAACCTGAATTCACCAAAACAACTTGCAGAAATACTTTTTATGAAGCTCAATATTGAGCCAGTTAGTAAGACTAAGACCGGTTTTTCTACAAATGTAGATGTGTTAGAGACACTTAGAGACAGAGGAGAGAAAATAGCTGAATATATATTAGACTACAGGAAACTTACAAAACTTCAGAGCACATATGTAGACGCCCTTCCCAAACTGGCAGATGAAAGAAACAGGCTTCATACAACTTTTAATCAGACAGGTGCGGCCACAGGAAGGCTGTCATCTTCAAACCCAAATCTTCAGAATATACCTGTAAAAAGTGACGAGGGAATAAAAATAAGACGTGGTTTTATATCTGATAAAGGGAATACCCTTTTGGCAATTGATTATTCTCAGATAGAACTCCGAGTACTAGCAGAACTTTCAAAAGATGAGACTCTCATAAAAGCTTACTCAGACGGACTAGACCTTCATGATCTTACGGCAAAAAAAATATTTGATATAGACACAGATGTAACAAGAAGTCAAAGAACCATGGCAAAAATAGTTAATTTTAGTATTATTTACGGTAAAACCCCTTTTGGACTTTCTAAAGAGTTGGGAATAAGTCAAAAAGACGCTAAAGAGTATATAAAAAGATATTTTGAACAATATCCGAGAGTCAAAGAACTTGAAGAGAAAATTATAAAAAATGCAGAAGAAACTGGATATGTAAAAACTTATTTTGGAAGAAAAAGATCAGTAGACGGGATCAGTTCAAAGAACGGGAATATAAAAAAACAGGCTGACAGAATGGCTGTAAATACTGTTATTCAGGGAACAGCAGCTGATATTCTAAAAAAAGTGATGATAGAGATAGATAAAAAGATCAAAGATAAAAACGATATTAAAATGAATCTTCAAGTTCATGATGAACTAATTTTTGAAGTTAAAGATGAGAGCGTAGAAAAATATGCAGATCTAATAAAAAATATAATGGAAAACAGCATAAAATTCAAAAATGTTAAACTAGAGGCAAATGTTGCCCAAGGAAAAAACTGGGCAGAAGCCAAATAA
- the whiA gene encoding DNA-binding protein WhiA translates to MSYTHMVKEEVLKKEISSPLEKFLEIYSFLKGKNSILEDRIEIKLENREIAERVYEFLKEITQMKIFIKYSVSRRLGEHNVYTISLPKQKGYTDFIRKLNRYDNIELAAYDEKFKGFLRGLFLSCGYIKSPDKEYAMDFFIDSEEIGEKLYKTLKKKNKRVFKTKKRNKALIYLRNSEDIMDIMVNVGAITEFFKYEEVTMMRDLKNKTIREINWEVANETKTLDTGKKQIKMIKYIGKKIGLNNLTGVLEEVAFLRLHNPESSLTELAEMVGISKSGIRNRFRRIEQVYNELIEKEKTGDKQE, encoded by the coding sequence ATGTCATATACTCACATGGTAAAAGAGGAGGTCTTAAAAAAAGAGATTAGTTCTCCTTTGGAAAAATTTTTAGAGATATATTCTTTTTTAAAGGGTAAAAATTCAATTTTAGAAGACAGGATAGAGATAAAACTTGAGAATAGAGAGATAGCAGAGAGAGTATATGAATTTTTAAAAGAGATTACTCAGATGAAGATTTTTATAAAGTATTCTGTGAGCAGAAGGTTAGGGGAGCATAATGTTTATACCATAAGCCTTCCTAAACAAAAAGGCTACACTGATTTTATACGCAAGCTTAACAGATATGATAATATCGAACTTGCTGCTTATGATGAAAAATTCAAGGGTTTTTTAAGGGGGCTTTTTCTTAGCTGTGGATACATAAAATCACCTGATAAAGAGTATGCAATGGATTTTTTTATCGATAGTGAAGAAATCGGAGAAAAACTTTATAAGACTTTGAAAAAGAAGAACAAAAGAGTATTTAAAACTAAAAAAAGAAATAAAGCTCTTATTTATCTCAGAAATTCTGAAGATATTATGGATATAATGGTCAACGTGGGAGCTATCACAGAGTTTTTCAAATATGAAGAAGTAACTATGATGAGAGATTTGAAAAATAAAACCATTAGAGAGATCAATTGGGAAGTGGCCAATGAAACTAAGACTCTAGACACTGGAAAAAAACAGATAAAAATGATAAAATACATTGGCAAGAAAATTGGATTAAATAATCTGACTGGTGTTCTTGAAGAAGTAGCTTTTTTAAGACTTCATAATCCTGAAAGTTCTCTTACAGAACTTGCAGAGATGGTGGGAATATCCAAATCTGGAATAAGAAATAGATTTCGTAGAATAGAACAGGTTTACAATGAGTTGATAGAAAAAGAAAAAACAGGAGACAAACAAGAGTGA
- a CDS encoding bifunctional riboflavin kinase/FAD synthetase — protein sequence MKIIENIFTTEEKFPNTYVAIGSFDGIHSGHKEVICSAVKRAKEKNGKSVVFTFANHPMEVVDKNRAPKLINSKEEKIHILEDMGVDYIIFQPFDNEFSTMAPFDFVEEVLKEKLSAKEIFVGFNFSFGEGGVAKTDDLIELGKAVNIKVNKIPPVKIDDRVISSTLIRKLITKGDLDRVKEYLGYPVFIIGEVIHGKKYGRKMGFPTANLSILNKVYPPFGIYGASVKIEGDEKEHDAVVNIGRNPTLKPGEQSIEVHILDFDEYIYGKKLYVKLVKFLREEKRFSSMDELKKVIRNDVMTWKNYLEEGPYE from the coding sequence ATGAAAATAATAGAAAATATATTTACAACAGAGGAAAAGTTCCCAAATACATATGTAGCTATTGGTTCTTTTGACGGAATACATTCGGGACATAAAGAGGTTATATGTTCTGCAGTCAAAAGAGCAAAGGAAAAAAACGGCAAGTCGGTTGTATTTACCTTTGCCAATCATCCCATGGAGGTTGTGGACAAAAACAGAGCTCCAAAACTTATAAATTCAAAAGAGGAGAAGATCCATATTCTAGAGGACATGGGAGTTGACTATATAATTTTCCAACCCTTTGACAATGAGTTTTCTACAATGGCTCCTTTCGATTTTGTAGAAGAGGTACTTAAAGAAAAATTAAGTGCTAAGGAGATTTTTGTCGGTTTTAACTTTTCCTTTGGTGAAGGTGGAGTTGCTAAGACTGATGATCTCATAGAATTGGGTAAGGCAGTGAATATAAAAGTAAATAAGATACCTCCTGTAAAAATAGATGACCGTGTAATAAGTTCTACCCTTATAAGAAAACTTATTACTAAGGGTGATTTAGATAGAGTTAAAGAATATCTGGGATACCCGGTTTTTATAATAGGAGAAGTAATTCACGGTAAAAAATACGGAAGGAAAATGGGCTTTCCCACAGCAAATCTGAGTATATTGAATAAGGTGTATCCGCCTTTTGGTATATACGGAGCCTCTGTGAAAATAGAGGGAGACGAAAAAGAACATGATGCAGTGGTAAATATAGGAAGAAATCCCACTTTAAAGCCTGGAGAGCAGAGTATAGAGGTTCATATCCTTGATTTTGATGAATACATCTATGGGAAAAAGCTTTATGTAAAACTTGTAAAGTTTTTAAGAGAGGAAAAAAGATTTTCGTCTATGGATGAGCTAAAAAAAGTAATAAGAAATGATGTCATGACATGGAAAAATTATTTAGAAGAGGGACCTTATGAATAA
- a CDS encoding segregation and condensation protein A, which produces MNNVTLKIDNFEGPLDLLLHLIDKKELEIAKIKISQLIDEYLSFLSNLKRENLSIKVEFLIIASELLEIKALSILNMREREKREEELGKRLQEYKFYKDITVKIRELENEFNIPYTREEGKRIKKIPSQEFDLSKLSIIDIFKAYSNYIEENVRETLEINTDQKYYLQEEMEKIKEFSSEEKINLNKIFENAENKIHLVYILLAILELYKVNLIEIEGETLKVLK; this is translated from the coding sequence ATGAATAATGTAACTCTTAAAATTGACAATTTTGAGGGACCGTTGGACCTTTTACTTCATCTAATTGATAAAAAAGAGTTAGAGATTGCTAAAATAAAGATATCTCAGCTTATAGATGAGTATCTTAGTTTTTTATCAAATCTAAAAAGAGAAAATTTAAGTATTAAAGTTGAGTTTCTCATAATAGCTAGTGAACTCCTTGAAATAAAAGCTCTTTCTATACTGAATATGAGAGAGAGAGAAAAACGGGAAGAAGAACTAGGAAAAAGACTACAGGAATATAAATTTTATAAAGATATAACAGTTAAAATAAGGGAATTGGAAAATGAATTTAATATCCCCTATACCAGAGAGGAAGGTAAAAGAATAAAAAAAATTCCTTCCCAGGAGTTTGATCTTAGTAAACTTTCAATAATTGATATATTTAAGGCCTATAGCAATTACATTGAAGAAAATGTGAGAGAAACTCTGGAAATAAATACAGATCAAAAGTATTATCTCCAGGAAGAGATGGAAAAAATAAAAGAATTTTCTTCTGAAGAAAAAATTAATTTAAATAAAATCTTTGAAAATGCAGAAAACAAGATACATCTTGTATATATTCTTCTTGCCATTTTAGAATTATACAAAGTAAATTTAATAGAAATAGAAGGGGAAACCCTGAAAGTTTTAAAATAA